The Mercurialis annua linkage group LG8, ddMerAnnu1.2, whole genome shotgun sequence genome window below encodes:
- the LOC126661844 gene encoding uncharacterized protein LOC126661844, whose product MGSRSGDEQLSDGSQSPLKKTKLEAEGQGGAEAVAADDEAEEQRPHICNNWENCVMQCDDPKKDRQMRLYTRQYHESGGFDVTDFPTFGFIGKLIPVDLNDSYSTGICTKALELAIEHHNKKKNTDLELVKIVKSNMHPFSSFLQPLRLKVSLKTKMPKPIRLACFTISSTAALSLTFSERKVASLSLPIE is encoded by the exons ATGGGTTCCAGAAGCGGCGATGAACAGTTATCTGACGGTAGCCAATCACCTTTGAAGAAGACAAAGCTGGAAGCGGAGGGCCAAGGCGGGGCTGAAGCAGTTGCCGCCGATGATGAGGCGGAAGAGCAACGCCCACACATTTGCAACAATTGGGAGAATTGTGTTATGCAATGTGACGACCCAAAAAAAGATAGACAAATGCGATTATACACTCGCCAATACCATGAATCCGGT GGTTTTGACGTCACCGACTTCCCGACTTTCGGATTTATCGGTAAACTAATTCCTGTGGATCTTAATGATTCGTATTCGACGGGTATCTGCACCAAGGCCCTTGAGTTGGCCATTGAACATCATAACAAAAAGAAG AATACAGACTTGGAACTTGTGAAAATTGTGAAGTCAAATATGCATCCATTTAGCAGTTTTTTACAACCTTTGAGGCTAAAAGTAAGTCTAAAAACGAAGATGCCAAAACCTATCAGGCTAGCATGTTTTACAATAAGCTCAACGGCCGCTTTATCGCTTACATTTTCTGAGAGAAAGGTAGCTAGTTTGTCTCTTCCGATTGAATGA
- the LOC126662264 gene encoding serine/threonine-protein phosphatase 7 long form homolog codes for MIEPTGFAGCFAMRHYSVDMQLITALVERWRPETHTFHLPGGECTVTLQDVAIQTGLPVDGHAVTGGIVHDWAAVAERVLGIPAGRYPKKPANSTVQTSWILESFPDFGALPDQATDELVHRYTRAYLLLAVTGLCFTDLGSGKTSLRILPLLEDLAAVRTYSWGSATLAYLYHELCSCSLRSANRRNMGGPLWILQLWALDRLRVIAPALADPTISPHLPLGDRWGGRRNASRAARHSLPDIRVRLDTSRYEDFIWQPYTDDMLDTIPAYCLDGRAFWRATVPLIYFHIVEWHQADRVLQQFGLQQGIPDAPLQDHSLHSLTLKSSSSWIQTHSHYIRVWDDRLRFVISGQPLQDPPHYHSEYMDWFRYVTRRWITRQGAELGAQADFVERVRRDAPVDTELRRFAASTQRGTREDRRDVTSPPIEPSIPPHRLPVIPDAPIDPTTLRHRRRQRRHPPAPPQRPTDPMPPPVVFHPFRGHYYYAGSSSAPPPFSSGPPSSSGQFYGDSAHHYFEGSCSYPVPPGPSSPFVPPPPAYVPPTVPPFQVQWDQPTQGTQDFPASQGLPQTPGTTDFLSYGSSWLGLDSMEAMMFRQQGEFVTPPPATTSTAIPQDQQGDDGADDEDADAGEGDGDGRPGRRYLTISTGRRANRNRNNLRSNLPVTSRYDDRTPR; via the exons ATGATCGAGCCTACTGGATTTGCAGGCTGTTTTGCTATGCGTCACTACAGCGTCGACATGCAGCTGATCACAGCCCTTGTGGAGAGGTGGAGGCCGGAGACCCACACTTTTCACTTACCCGGCGGAGAGTGCACGGTTACACTACAGGACGTGGCCATTCAGACCGGATTACCAGTAGACGGTCATGCTGTTACAGGAGGTATTGTACATGATTGGGCTGCAGTGGCAGAGAGGGTTTTGGGGATTCCTGCGGGTAGATATCCTAAAAAGCCTGCAAATTCCACAGTCCAGACTTCTTGGATCCTAGAGAGTTTCCCCGACTTCGGTGCATTACCAGACCAGGCGACTGACGAGCTTGTCCATCGGTACACACGGGCGTATCTCTTGCTCGCTGTCACAGGATTGTGCTTCACTGACCTCGGTAGTGGAAAGACTTCGTTACGGATTCTTCCACTTTTAGAGGACTTGGCGGCAGTCCGGACCTACAGCTGGGGATCGGCGACACTGGCTTACTTATATCACGAGCTTTGCTCATGTTCGTTGCGGTCTGCGAATCGCCGCAACATGGGCGGGCCGTTGTGGATACTGCAGTTGTGGGCATTGGACCGACTTAGAGTTATTGCTCCCGCTCTTGCCGATCCCACTATTTCACCACATCTACCACTGGGCGACAG ATGGGGAGGCCGGAGAAACGCCAGCCGTGCGGCTCGACACTCGCTGCCTGACATCCGTGTTCGGCTTGACACATCTCGCTACGAAGAT TTTATCTGGCAGCCGTACACTGATGATATGCTGGACACTATCCCAGCGTATTGTTTAGATGGGCGCGCTTTTTGGCGGGCCACGGTTCcacttatttattttcatattgtgGAGTGGCACCAGGCAGACAGAGTTCTGCAGCAGTTTGGATTGCAGCAGGGTATTCCAGACGCCCCACTTCAGGACCACTCACTACACTCCCTTACCCTGAAGAGCAGCTCATCTTGGATCCAGACACACTCTCACTACATTCGTGTGTGGGACGACCGGCTCCGGTTTGTAATTTCAGGACAGCCCCTCCAGGACCCACCTCATTATCATTCCGagtatatggattggtttcggtaTGTCACGCGTCGCTGGATCACACGACAGGGCGCTGAGCTCGGAGCAcag GCCGATTTTGTGGAGCGTGTACGTAGGGATGCTCCTGTTGACACTGAGCTTCGGCGGTTCGCAGCCAGCACACAGAGAGGCACTAGAGAGGACCGCCGTGATGTTACATCGCCCCCTATCGAGCCTTCTATACCGCCGCATCGACTACCAGTCATACCTGACGCGCCGATAGATCCGACTACACTGCGACATCGACGGCGACAGCGGCGTCACCCCCCTGCACCACCTCAGCGTCCGACTGATCCTATGCCTCCCCCAGTGGTTTTTCATCCTTTCAGAGGGCATTACTATTACGCGGGGTCCAGCTCTGCACCGCCACCCTTTTCATCGggtcctccttcttcttctggCCAGTTTTACGGGGATTCGGCACATCACTATTTTGAGGGGTCGTGTTCATATCCAGTGCCACCAGGACCTTCTTCGCCTTTTGTTCCACCGCCGCCTGCTTATGTACCACCTACGGTGCCTCCTTTTCAGGTGCAGTGGGATCAGCCTACACAGGGTACACAGGACTTTCCAGCTTCACAGGGACTTCCACAGACACCTGGGACTACAGACTTTCTGTCATATGGTAGCAGTTGGTTAGGTCTAGACAGCATGGAGGCGATGATGTTCCGCCAACAAGGAGAATTTGTTACCCCGCCACCAGCAACGACGAGTACGGCCATTCCCCAGGACCAGCAGGGTGACGACGGAGCCGACGACGAGGACGCCGATGCAGGAGAGGGAGATGGTGATGGTCGCCCAGGTCGACGTTACCTCACCATCAGTACAGGCCGTCGGGCGAACCGTAACAGAAACAACTTGCGCTCGAACCTCCCGGTAACTAGCAGATATGACGATAGGACTCCtaggtga
- the LOC126661477 gene encoding uncharacterized protein LOC126661477: protein MTTNELPALKIYWDGTILSTPGGVDYVSGKSELVELTSVVNFAQLQVVIRRVIGLKDGDEIVKIYLRVPRFDEHGRFQKYDGFPMETDVHMQAMWRNVSRTPQMRVLEFYIVYNPLSQVRADVDDSVDVDDCADVDDCADVDDGDDFSDEDEEEEHFYGAVADDNEDDDDIGGDNGDGTHGENVGGGSEQNTDHFESRLPHEYTHQNVDDMCVNMNLWPKENAIWEAGKEFELGMVFSSRYAVQTCAASYHIAANKEYKNSVTNGKTIVLVCVNNDTCNWRLRASLLKGESDWIITRYNGPHQCSGQSMNQDHRNLRARQIAEHIDTQLHLQRDIRIKTLQEGIFQKLRVRPGYKKTWYAKEKAIANRFGQWDDSFKEICNFMTNVTVANPRTVWHATGTPIENNPQFRTFKHMFWTYEPVVKGFQYCKPVVYIDGTHTYGKYEMTLLIASAIEGNNHIMPIAFAIVKSETAASWRYFMRMLKRYVLGERKVCIISDRDSGIMSAMEGPEWAGDTHKWCIRHLVSHFHNAFKKKYLKKLAEKAGRAYQEHKRDRYMSLIEADSPEGYAYLDRLDVRKWSMSGDTSGMRHGVMTTNYAESVNAMLKNIRGLPITAMLEAIFNKVNSVFIKHVNDYKMWLASGFMWTPVCAHRIETWENKSKTHTASQFNVAQKVFNVLTQCDNVRQKGGNTQQVRLLDGTCTCGKFQQWKIPCSHAIAACNQYGENYRDYISWYYKCEYGILAWSSVSFEPLWNRNRWINSAEIPFVPNRQWMRKKGRPVESRRRNEMDQTFRDRRNSNYCRRCLTYGNNLSSCPFRVQ, encoded by the exons ATGACGACAAATGAGCTGCCAGCCCTAAAAATTTATTGGGATGGTACAATATTATCGACTCCGGGTGGAGTTGATTATGTTTCTGGTAAATCAGAACTGGTTGAGCTGACGAGTGTAGTGAATTTTGCACAACTACAAGTCGTAATTAGAAGGGTAATTGGGCTGAAGGATGGTGACGAGATAGTGAAGATTTATCTACGAGTGCCTCGGTTCGATGAACATggaagatttcaaaaatatgatgGTTTTCCTATGGAGACAGATGTTCATATGCAAGCAATGTGGCGTAATGTTTCGCGGACGCCACAAATGAGGGTACTTGAGTTTTATATTGTGTACAATCCGTTATCTCAAGTAcgtgcggatgtagacgactCTGTGGATGTAGACGAttgtgcggatgtagacgactgtgcggatgtagacgatGGTGATGATTTTAGTGATGAggatgaggaagaagaacactTCTACGGGGCCGTTGCTGATGACAACGAGGATGATGATGACATCGGTGGTGATAATGGAGATGGCACCCATGGTGAGAATGTCGGTGGTGGGTCGGAACAAAATACAGATCATTTTGAGTCGCGCCTTCCTCATGAGTACACGCATCAGAATGTTGACGACATGTGTGTCAATATGAATCTGTGGcctaaagaaaatgcaatatgGGAAGCAGGCAAAGAGTTTGAATTGGGGATGGTTTTTAGTTCGAGGTATGCTGTCCAGACATGCGCGGCGAGTTATCACATTGCAGCTAATAAAGAATACAAGAACAGTGTAACAAATGGTAAAACAATAGTTCTTGTGTGTGTGAACAATGACACTTGCAATTGGAGGTTGCGTGCGTCGCTTTTGAAAGGCGAGTCAGACTGGATAATAACAAGATATAACGGCCCCCACCAATGCAGCGGCCAATCAATGAACCAAGACCATCGCAATTTAAGAGCGCGACAGATAGCTGAACACATCGACACGCAATTGCATCTGCAACGTGACATTAGGATTAAAACGCTTCAAGAGggcatttttcaaaaattgcgaGTTAGGCCCGGATACAAAAAAACATGGTATGCCAAGGAAAAGGCCATTGCAAACAGGTTCGGACAATGGGACGACTCTTTCAAGGAGATTTGCAATTTTATGACGAATGTCACCGTTGCTAATCCCAGGACAGTCTGGCATGCTAccg GTACACCAATTGAAAACAATCCACAATTCAGAACTTTCAAGCATATGTTTTGGACTTACGAGCCAGTGGTGAAGGGTTTTCAGTATTGCAAGCCTGTGGTGTACATCGACGGCACCCACACATATGGAAAATACGAAATGACTTTGTTGATTGCTTCTGCAATTGAAGGGAACAATCACATCATGCCGATAGCTTTTGCCATTGTGAAGTCGGAAACTGCCGCATCCTGGAGGTATTTCATGAGGATGTTGAAGAGGTATGTTTTGGGTGAGCGAAAGGTGTGTATCATATCTGATCGCGACTCCGGTATTATGAGTGCCATGGAGGGGCCTGAGTGGGCGGGTGATACCCACAAGTGGTGTATTAGACACCTAGTGAGCCACTTCCACAACGCCTTCAAGAAAAAATATCTCAAAAAGCTTGCTGAAAAAGCTG GACGCGCATACCAAGAGCATAAAAGAGATCGGTACATGTCATTGATAGAGGCGGATTCACCTGAGGGTTATGCGTATCTTGACCGCCTTGATGTTAGAAAATGGAGCATGAGTGGCGACACGTCTGGAATGCGGCATGGTGTGATGACAACAAACTACGCTGAGTCGGTCAACGCGATGTTAAAGAACATTCGGGGGCTCCCTATCACAGCCATGTTGGAAGCAATATTTAACAAGGTCAATTCCGTATTCATTAAGCATGTGAACGACTATAAAATGTGGTTGGCATCCGGTTTCATGTGGACTCCAGTCTGTGCACACAGAATTGAGACTTGGGAAAATAAGTCAAAGACTCATACGGCTTCACAGTTCAACGTGGCACAGAAGGTATTCAATGTCTTGACCCAGTGCGACAATGTAAGACAAAAGGGTGGCAATACACAGCAAGTTCGTCTACTGGACGGGACATGCACCTGTGGAAAATTTCAACAATGGAAAATTCCGTGCTCCCATGCGATAGCTGCCTGCAACCAATATGGAGAGAACTACCGTGACTACATTTCATGGTATTACAAATGCGAGTATGGAATCTTAGCGTGGAGCTCTGTTTCATTTGAACCCTTATGGAATCGAAATCGTTGGATCAATTCCGCTGAAATTCCATTTGTTCCTAACAGACAGTGGATGAGGAAGAAGGGTAGGCCGGTTGAGAGTAGGCGTAGGAATGAAATGGACCAGACATTTAGGGACAGGCGGAATAGCAACTACTGTAGAAGATGTCTTACATATGGTAATAACCTTAGTTCATGTCCTTTTAGAGTTCAGTGA
- the LOC126660920 gene encoding uncharacterized protein LOC126660920, which yields MASEKGDIAAEGSPFKKQKGLEEGLEVGGDAAGAAAAVDDDSDDGSWDEFEYKKDSDEGSSDGYEFKDDEDRKNYKAYTRQFDESDGFDVTTFPSFGFYGKVLPLDLDHPRDYRLPGCIKALELAINQHNQQENADLELVKILKSNTCCCTIYRTTFLARSKSNIEDVRTYQSEMFYNHVSGDNNSFIFREKKGN from the exons ATGGCTTCTGAAAAGGGCGATATTGCAGCTGAAGGATCACCTTTCAAGAAACAAAAGGGGCTTGAGGAGGGCCTTGAGGTGGGTGGTGATGCTGCTGGTGCTGCCGCTGCCGTTGATGATGATTCTGACGACGGATCATGGGAtgaatttgaatataaaaaggATTCTGATGAAGGCAGTAGCGACGGCTATGAGTTTAAGGACGACGAAGATAGGAAAAATTACAAAGCATACACACGCCAATTCGATGAATCCGAT GGTTTTGACGTCACCACCTTCCCCTCGTTTGGATTTTACGGCAAGGTATTACCTCTAGATCTTGATCATCCCAGAGATTACCGTCTCCCTGGCTGCATCAAGGCCCTCGAGCTGGCCATTAACCAACACAATCAGCAAGAG AATGCGGATTTGGAACTTGTGAAAATTCTGAAGTCGAATACTTGTTGCTGTACTATTTATCGCACGACCTTTCTGGCGAGAAGTAAGTCTAACATAGAAGATGTGAGAACTTATCAGTCTGAGATGTTTTACAATCATGTCTCCGGCgataataattcttttatttttcgagAGAAAAAAGGTAACTAG